The following are encoded together in the Citrobacter arsenatis genome:
- a CDS encoding lysylphosphatidylglycerol synthase domain-containing protein, with product MAKAHPRWRLAKKILTWLFFIAVIVLLVVYASKVNWQEVWTVIRDYNRIALLSAVGLVIVSYLLYGCYDLLGRYYCGHKLAKRQVMLVSFICYAFNLTLSTWVGGIGMRYRLYSRLGLPGSTITRIFSLSITTNWLGYILLGGFIFTFGVVELPAHWYIDEGTLRILGIALLLVIGVYLWFCAFAKHRHITIKGQKLVLPSWKFAIAQMAISSTNWMVMGAIIWLLLGQDINYFFVLGVLLVSSIAGVIVHIPAGIGVLEAVFMALLAGENTSQGTIIAALLAYRVLYYFIPLLLALVCYLLLESRAKKLRVKNEKAMAK from the coding sequence ATGGCCAAAGCACATCCGCGCTGGCGGTTAGCGAAAAAAATCCTCACATGGCTATTTTTTATTGCGGTGATCGTGTTGCTGGTCGTTTATGCCAGCAAGGTCAACTGGCAGGAAGTGTGGACGGTCATCCGCGATTATAATCGGATTGCCCTGCTCAGTGCCGTGGGGCTGGTGATTGTCAGTTATTTACTTTACGGCTGCTATGACCTGCTTGGGCGCTATTACTGCGGGCACAAGCTGGCAAAACGCCAGGTCATGCTGGTGTCGTTTATCTGTTACGCCTTCAACCTGACGTTAAGCACCTGGGTGGGCGGGATTGGGATGCGCTATCGGCTCTACTCCCGTCTCGGGTTGCCGGGGAGCACAATTACGCGGATTTTTTCACTGAGCATTACCACCAACTGGCTGGGCTATATTCTGCTGGGCGGTTTTATTTTTACCTTCGGCGTCGTCGAACTGCCCGCGCACTGGTATATCGATGAAGGTACGCTGCGCATCTTAGGCATTGCGCTGCTGCTAGTTATTGGCGTTTATCTGTGGTTTTGCGCCTTCGCTAAGCATCGCCACATCACCATCAAGGGTCAAAAACTGGTGCTACCTTCCTGGAAATTTGCCATAGCGCAAATGGCGATATCCAGTACAAACTGGATGGTAATGGGGGCGATTATCTGGTTGTTGCTGGGTCAGGATATCAACTATTTCTTCGTGCTGGGCGTGCTACTGGTAAGCAGTATTGCCGGGGTAATCGTACATATTCCGGCAGGGATTGGCGTGCTGGAGGCGGTGTTTATGGCGCTGCTGGCAGGAGAGAACACGTCTCAGGGAACGATCATTGCCGCCCTGCTCGCGTATCGCGTGCTGTACTATTTTATTCCGCTACTACTGGCGCTGGTGTGTTATTTGCTGCTGGAGAGTCGGGCAAAAAAGCTGCGGGTAAAAAACGAGAAGGCGATGGCGAAATGA
- a CDS encoding ABC transporter permease, translating into MFHRLWTLIRKELQSLLREPQTRAILILPVLIQVILFPFAATLEVTNATIAIYNEDNGKHSVELTQRFARASAFTHVLLLKSPQEIQPTIDTQKALLLVRFPANFSRNLDTFQQAPMQIILDGRNSNSAQIAANYLQQIVKEYQQELMDGKPKPNNSELVVRNWYNPNLDYKWFVVPSLIAMITTIGVMIVTSLSVAREREQGTLDQLLVSPLTTWQIFIGKAVPALIVATFQATIVLAIGIWAYHIPFAGSLGLFYFTMVIYGLSLVGFGLLISSLCATQQQAFIGVFVFMMPAILLSGYVSPVENMPVWLQNLTWINPIRHFTDITKQIYLKDASLQIVWGSLWPLLVIAATTGSAAYAMFRRKVM; encoded by the coding sequence ATGTTTCATCGTTTATGGACATTAATTCGCAAAGAGCTGCAATCGCTATTACGCGAGCCGCAGACGCGAGCCATTCTGATTTTACCGGTGCTGATTCAGGTTATCCTGTTCCCGTTCGCAGCAACGCTGGAAGTGACCAACGCCACTATCGCTATCTATAACGAAGACAATGGCAAACACTCGGTGGAGCTTACCCAGCGCTTCGCCCGCGCCAGCGCCTTTACGCATGTCCTGCTGCTGAAAAGCCCGCAGGAGATCCAGCCCACCATCGACACGCAAAAAGCGCTGCTGCTGGTGCGATTCCCGGCCAACTTTTCGCGTAATCTGGATACCTTTCAGCAAGCGCCCATGCAGATTATCCTCGACGGGCGCAACTCAAACAGCGCGCAAATTGCCGCGAATTACCTACAGCAAATCGTTAAGGAGTATCAGCAGGAGCTAATGGACGGTAAGCCGAAACCGAACAACAGCGAGCTGGTAGTGCGTAACTGGTATAACCCGAATCTGGATTACAAATGGTTTGTGGTGCCGTCGCTGATCGCCATGATCACCACTATCGGCGTAATGATCGTTACCTCGCTCTCGGTTGCCCGCGAACGCGAGCAGGGCACGCTGGACCAATTGCTGGTCTCCCCACTTACCACCTGGCAGATTTTCATCGGCAAAGCGGTCCCCGCGCTGATTGTGGCAACTTTTCAGGCCACCATTGTACTAGCAATCGGCATCTGGGCTTATCACATCCCGTTTGCCGGTTCACTGGGGTTGTTCTATTTCACGATGGTGATTTACGGGCTGTCGCTGGTAGGTTTTGGTCTGCTGATTTCATCGCTGTGCGCCACCCAGCAGCAGGCGTTTATCGGCGTGTTTGTGTTTATGATGCCGGCGATATTGCTCTCAGGCTACGTCTCACCGGTCGAAAACATGCCGGTCTGGTTGCAGAATCTGACGTGGATAAACCCAATCCGCCATTTTACGGACATCACAAAACAGATTTACCTGAAGGATGCGAGTCTGCAGATTGTCTGGGGAAGTTTGTGGCCGCTATTAGTAATAGCGGCCACGACCGGCTCAGCGGCGTATGCGATGTTTAGACGCAAGGTGATGTAG
- the clsB gene encoding cardiolipin synthase ClsB, with protein sequence MKYGWREGNQIQLLENGDQFYPAVFDAIEQAQQKIILETFIWFEDAVGKQLHTALLEAARRGIKAEVLLDGYGSPDLSDSFVEELTVAGVVFRYYDPRPRLFGMRTNLFRRMHRKIVVIDDRVAFVGGINYSAEHMSDYGPEAKQDYAVRVEGPVVADILNFVLENLPGQSAVRRWWRRHHRAIDNHRPGEAQALFVWRDNEEHRDDIERHYLKMLTQARREVIIANAYFFPGYRLLHALRKAARRGVRVKLIVQGEPDMPIVKVGARLLYNYLVKGGVHVYEYRRKPLHGKVALMDDHWATVGSSNLDPLSLSLNLEANLIIHDRTFNQTLRDNLNPIIAQDCKRVDESMLPKRTWWNLTKSVLAFHFLRHFPALVGWLPAHTPHLAEVEPPAQPALETQDRIQTEDAGGKT encoded by the coding sequence ATGAAATATGGCTGGCGTGAAGGCAATCAAATTCAACTGCTGGAAAACGGCGATCAATTCTACCCCGCCGTCTTTGACGCCATTGAACAGGCACAGCAAAAAATAATCCTCGAGACCTTTATCTGGTTTGAAGATGCGGTCGGAAAACAGCTGCATACCGCGTTGCTCGAAGCCGCCCGGCGAGGCATCAAAGCAGAGGTGCTGCTGGATGGCTACGGCTCGCCTGATCTTAGCGACAGTTTTGTTGAAGAACTTACCGTAGCCGGTGTAGTTTTCCGCTACTACGATCCGCGCCCGCGTCTGTTCGGGATGCGCACCAATCTCTTTCGCCGGATGCATCGCAAAATTGTGGTCATTGATGATCGTGTTGCCTTTGTCGGCGGCATCAATTACTCCGCTGAACATATGTCTGATTACGGTCCTGAGGCCAAGCAGGATTACGCCGTGCGCGTTGAAGGCCCTGTCGTTGCTGACATTCTGAACTTTGTACTGGAAAACCTGCCCGGGCAAAGTGCCGTACGCCGCTGGTGGCGACGTCATCACCGGGCAATCGACAATCATCGACCCGGTGAAGCACAGGCGCTGTTTGTCTGGCGCGATAACGAAGAGCATCGCGATGATATTGAACGCCATTATTTGAAAATGCTGACCCAGGCCAGGCGGGAAGTGATCATTGCCAATGCCTATTTCTTTCCCGGTTATCGCCTGCTGCATGCCCTGCGTAAAGCAGCACGACGCGGCGTTCGGGTAAAACTCATCGTGCAGGGCGAACCGGATATGCCAATTGTGAAAGTGGGCGCCCGACTGCTGTACAACTATCTGGTCAAAGGCGGCGTCCATGTCTATGAATACCGCCGTAAACCTCTGCATGGCAAAGTGGCGCTGATGGACGATCACTGGGCGACGGTGGGTTCCAGCAATCTCGATCCGCTGAGCCTGTCGCTGAATCTGGAAGCAAATCTGATTATTCATGACCGCACTTTTAACCAGACCCTGCGTGACAACCTGAATCCCATTATTGCGCAAGACTGCAAGCGGGTTGACGAATCCATGCTGCCAAAACGCACCTGGTGGAACCTGACTAAAAGCGTGCTGGCGTTCCACTTTTTACGCCATTTCCCGGCGCTGGTCGGCTGGTTGCCGGCGCATACCCCGCATCTGGCCGAAGTAGAGCCGCCCGCGCAGCCCGCTCTGGAAACCCAGGACCGTATACAAACTGAGGATGCAGGAGGGAAAACCTGA
- a CDS encoding endonuclease/exonuclease/phosphatase family protein: protein MSGSGVQFSFNVLTINTHKGFTAFNRRFILPELREAVRTVGADIVCLQEVMGAHEAHSLHIENWPDTSHYEFLADTMWSDFAYGRNAVYPQGHHGNAVLSRYPIEHYENRDVSVGASEKRGVLYCRIVPPMLSHPIHVMCVHLGLREAHRQAQLAMLADWVNALPDAEPVVIAGDFNDWRQTANHPLKARAGLDEIFTRAHGRPARTFPVQFPLLRLDRIYVKNANASTPTTLALRHWRHLSDHAPLSAEIHL from the coding sequence ATGAGCGGATCGGGAGTTCAATTTTCATTCAATGTGCTCACCATTAATACTCACAAAGGGTTCACCGCCTTCAACCGGCGTTTTATTTTGCCTGAGCTACGAGAGGCCGTCAGAACGGTTGGCGCAGACATTGTGTGTCTGCAGGAAGTCATGGGCGCGCACGAAGCTCATTCGTTGCATATTGAGAACTGGCCGGATACCAGCCACTACGAATTTCTGGCGGACACGATGTGGAGCGACTTCGCCTACGGGCGTAACGCCGTGTACCCGCAGGGGCATCACGGTAATGCGGTGCTGTCACGGTATCCCATTGAGCATTATGAAAATCGTGATGTGTCAGTCGGCGCGAGTGAAAAGCGCGGGGTCCTTTACTGCCGCATCGTACCGCCAATGCTCTCCCACCCCATCCATGTGATGTGTGTGCATCTCGGTTTGCGTGAAGCTCACCGCCAGGCCCAGCTTGCTATGCTGGCAGACTGGGTCAACGCTCTGCCCGACGCGGAGCCCGTGGTTATCGCCGGAGATTTTAACGACTGGCGACAAACGGCCAATCACCCGTTGAAAGCCAGGGCCGGCCTTGATGAGATTTTTACCCGCGCCCACGGTCGCCCGGCGCGGACCTTTCCGGTGCAGTTTCCCTTGCTGCGTCTGGACAGGATCTATGTGAAAAATGCGAACGCCAGTACTCCAACGACGCTGGCGCTGCGTCACTGGCGACATTTGTCCGATCATGCCCCCCTGAGTGCGGAGATTCATTTATGA
- the moaE gene encoding molybdopterin synthase catalytic subunit MoaE — protein sequence MAETRIVVGPAPFRVGDEYPWLAERDEDGAVVTFTGKVRNHNLGDSVQALTLEHYPGMTEKALAEIVDEARSRWPLGRVTVIHRIGELWPGDEIVFVGVTSAHRSSAFDAGQFIMDYLKTRAPFWKREATPEGERWVDARDSDKLAAKRW from the coding sequence ATGGCTGAAACGCGAATTGTTGTTGGCCCTGCGCCGTTCCGCGTCGGAGATGAGTATCCCTGGCTGGCTGAGCGTGATGAAGACGGCGCGGTGGTCACTTTCACCGGTAAAGTGCGTAATCACAATCTCGGCGATAGCGTGCAGGCATTAACGCTGGAACACTATCCGGGTATGACCGAAAAAGCGCTGGCGGAGATTGTCGACGAAGCGCGTTCGCGCTGGCCGCTGGGGCGGGTGACGGTGATTCATCGCATTGGCGAACTGTGGCCGGGTGATGAAATCGTTTTTGTTGGCGTGACCAGTGCGCATCGCAGCAGCGCGTTTGATGCCGGGCAGTTCATTATGGATTACCTGAAAACTCGCGCACCGTTCTGGAAGCGCGAGGCCACGCCGGAAGGTGAGCGCTGGGTTGATGCCCGAGACAGCGATAAGCTAGCAGCAAAACGCTGGTAG
- a CDS encoding YbhQ family protein, whose translation MRWQQRVRVATGLSCWQIVLHLLVVALLVMGWMSGTLVRVGLGLCVVYGVTVLLMLALQRHHEQRWRDVADVLEELTTTWYFGAAMIVLWLLSRVLQNNVLLALAGLVILAGPAVVSLLAKDKKLHHLASKHRIRR comes from the coding sequence ATGAGGTGGCAACAACGTGTTCGTGTCGCAACGGGTCTAAGTTGCTGGCAGATTGTGTTGCATTTACTGGTAGTGGCGTTGCTGGTAATGGGCTGGATGAGCGGCACGCTGGTGCGCGTCGGCCTGGGATTATGCGTCGTTTACGGCGTTACGGTTTTATTAATGCTGGCCTTGCAACGTCACCATGAACAACGCTGGCGCGACGTCGCGGATGTGCTGGAAGAACTGACTACTACGTGGTATTTCGGTGCTGCGATGATCGTTCTGTGGCTGCTGTCTCGCGTACTGCAAAACAACGTCTTACTGGCACTGGCGGGGCTGGTTATCCTTGCCGGACCCGCCGTGGTCTCGTTGCTGGCGAAAGACAAAAAGCTACATCACCTTGCGTCTAAACATCGCATACGCCGCTGA
- a CDS encoding Bax inhibitor-1/YccA family protein gives MDRFPRSDSIVQARSGLQTYMAQVYGWMTCGLLLTAFIAWYAANTPAVMMFVFSSKITFFGLIIAQLALVFVLSGMVQRLSAGMATTLFMLYSALTGLTLSSIFIVYTYSSIASTFVVTGGMFGIMSLYGYTTKRDLSGFGNMLFMALIGIVLASLVNFWLKSEALMWAVTYIGVIVFVGLTAYDTQKLKNIGEQIDLRDSSNLRKYAILGALTLYLDFINLFLMLLRIFGNRR, from the coding sequence ATGGACCGATTCCCACGATCCGATTCTATTGTCCAGGCCCGTTCCGGCCTGCAAACGTATATGGCGCAGGTGTACGGCTGGATGACCTGCGGACTGTTGCTGACTGCGTTTATCGCGTGGTATGCGGCGAATACGCCCGCGGTGATGATGTTTGTCTTCTCCAGCAAAATCACCTTCTTTGGCCTGATCATCGCTCAACTGGCGCTGGTGTTTGTCCTGTCCGGCATGGTGCAAAGACTCAGCGCAGGTATGGCGACCACGCTGTTTATGCTCTATTCGGCATTAACCGGTTTGACGCTATCAAGTATTTTTATCGTCTATACCTACTCGTCTATCGCCAGCACCTTTGTGGTCACCGGCGGGATGTTCGGGATCATGAGTTTGTACGGCTACACCACCAAACGCGATCTGAGCGGCTTCGGTAATATGCTGTTCATGGCGCTGATCGGTATTGTGCTGGCCTCGCTGGTTAACTTCTGGCTCAAGAGCGAAGCGCTGATGTGGGCGGTGACCTATATCGGGGTGATTGTGTTTGTCGGTCTGACCGCCTATGACACGCAGAAGCTGAAAAATATCGGTGAGCAGATCGATCTGCGCGACAGCTCTAATCTGCGTAAATACGCGATTCTTGGGGCCTTAACGCTGTACCTGGACTTCATCAACCTGTTCCTGATGCTGTTGCGTATTTTCGGCAATCGTCGTTAA